From the genome of Paraburkholderia aromaticivorans, one region includes:
- a CDS encoding threonine/serine dehydratase — MSTATPQHTDHTIDGEPIPTLDDIAAQHFALTPWVTRTPVFDRQDFPSLEGTLVNFKFELLQAGGSFKARGAFTNLLALDESQRNAGVTCVSGGNHAVAVAYAAMRLGISAKVVLFRAANPARVALCRQYRADIVFAEDIAEAFELVRRIEAEEGRYFVHPFNGYRTVLGSATLGYEWATQTPDLEAVIVPVGGGGLAAGVATAMRLANPNVHLYGVEPEGADVMGKSFAANHTVKMGQMHGIADSLMSPHTEEYSYELCRRHIDQLVTVSDDQLRAAMLTLFGQLKLAVEPACAAATAGLLGPLREQLQGKRVGVLLCGTNTDPVTFAAHIERARHSESLFPR; from the coding sequence ATGTCAACTGCCACGCCGCAACACACTGACCATACGATCGACGGCGAGCCGATCCCCACGCTCGACGACATCGCCGCGCAGCATTTTGCGTTGACGCCGTGGGTGACGCGAACACCGGTATTCGACCGACAGGACTTTCCGTCGCTGGAAGGCACGCTGGTAAATTTCAAGTTCGAGCTGTTGCAGGCGGGCGGCAGCTTCAAGGCGCGCGGCGCGTTCACCAATCTGCTCGCACTCGACGAATCCCAACGCAACGCGGGCGTCACCTGCGTGTCGGGCGGCAATCATGCGGTGGCGGTTGCGTATGCGGCCATGCGTCTTGGCATCAGCGCCAAGGTCGTGCTGTTTCGCGCCGCCAATCCGGCGCGCGTGGCGCTGTGCCGGCAGTATCGCGCCGACATCGTGTTCGCGGAAGACATTGCCGAGGCATTCGAACTGGTCCGCCGCATCGAGGCCGAAGAAGGCCGCTATTTCGTGCATCCGTTCAACGGCTATCGCACGGTTCTGGGTTCGGCCACGCTCGGCTACGAGTGGGCCACGCAAACGCCCGATCTCGAAGCGGTGATCGTGCCGGTCGGCGGCGGCGGCCTCGCCGCGGGTGTCGCGACCGCCATGCGTCTTGCCAATCCGAACGTGCATCTATATGGCGTGGAACCCGAAGGCGCGGACGTGATGGGCAAAAGTTTCGCCGCCAATCACACCGTCAAGATGGGCCAGATGCACGGCATAGCCGATTCGCTCATGTCGCCGCATACCGAGGAATACAGCTACGAGTTGTGCCGCCGTCATATCGATCAGCTCGTCACAGTGTCCGACGACCAGTTGCGCGCGGCCATGCTGACCTTGTTCGGACAACTGAAGCTCGCCGTCGAACCGGCGTGCGCCGCGGCCACCGCCGGCTTGCTCGGCCCGCTGCGCGAACAGCTGCAGGGCAAACGCGTGGGCGTTCTGTTATGCGGCACCAATACCGACCCGGTCACATTTGCCGCGCATATAGAACGTGCGCGGCATAGCGAGTCACTGTTTCCTCGCTAG
- the mscL gene encoding large conductance mechanosensitive channel protein MscL encodes MSMVKEFKEFALKGNVMDLAVGVIIGGAFSTIVNSIVKDLIMPVVGLATGGLDFSNKFVRLGAIPPSFKGSPESYKDLQTAGVAVFGYGSFITVLINFVILAFIIFLMVKFINNLRKPAEAAPAEPPPTPEDVLLLREIRDSLKNSPR; translated from the coding sequence ATGAGCATGGTCAAGGAATTTAAGGAATTTGCCCTCAAGGGCAACGTGATGGATCTCGCGGTCGGTGTGATTATCGGCGGCGCTTTCTCCACCATCGTCAATTCAATTGTTAAAGACCTGATCATGCCGGTCGTCGGACTTGCCACCGGCGGCCTCGATTTCTCGAATAAATTCGTTCGCCTCGGCGCGATTCCACCGAGCTTCAAAGGCAGCCCCGAGTCGTATAAAGACTTGCAAACGGCGGGCGTCGCCGTATTCGGTTATGGCTCGTTTATCACCGTGCTGATCAACTTTGTGATTCTCGCGTTCATCATTTTCCTGATGGTCAAGTTCATCAACAATCTGCGCAAGCCGGCTGAAGCCGCGCCGGCAGAACCGCCGCCCACGCCGGAAGACGTTCTGCTGCTGCGTGAAATCCGCGATTCGCTGAAGAACTCGCCGCGCTAG
- a CDS encoding hybrid sensor histidine kinase/response regulator has protein sequence MTEDVSTQHAAYVLVVDDDEGILRLARKSLERAGCRVAICAGVDAARERLAGGAPDLLVLDYQLSGPETGLDFFRRLRTEGVRIPAILVTGFTDESRVIEALRAGVSDVVPKSGDYLDYLPEAVERVLSQVRLQRASDEALLLRDREQHYRNLSEALPHLVMTCNAAGDCDFLSKQWYDYTGLADGSSYGLAWLDAVHPDDREVIRRSWLKAVSANAGDYRHELRIRRHDGEYRWFDVRVVAMRDAEGNVSKWFGSCTDIHSQREAIEERERLLASEQAARQIAEEANRAKDRFLAMLSHELRTPLTPVLAGASVLEMIPDLPEQARASVRMIRRNVELEARLIDDLLDLTRVANGKLRLTLETVDVHDVMDSVLELFRSEIQVKQQDVHVHKGARHHYVLGDRARLQQMLWNLIRNAAKFTPDGGHIFVRTRDERMHVQISVEDTGIGIEPEQIGKLFNAFEQGNQNMTRQFGGLGLGLAITKALTDVHGGTVTAQSPGAHCGATFTITLPTAMPPEAKSPVVEPDEVHPAGLLNILLIEDHVDTAEVMAQLIRSLGHEVTTVGRVDDALAATQLQRFDLVVSDVGLPDGTGLDFIKAFREHSDAPAVALTGFGTDEDVRRCLSAGFTSHLTKPVNFGQLETMIEGAVSRKEQKEA, from the coding sequence ATGACCGAAGACGTGTCCACGCAGCATGCCGCATACGTGCTGGTCGTCGACGACGACGAAGGCATCCTGCGGCTCGCGCGCAAGTCGCTCGAGCGCGCCGGCTGCCGGGTCGCCATCTGCGCCGGCGTCGACGCGGCCCGTGAGCGGCTTGCGGGCGGCGCTCCCGATTTGCTGGTGCTCGACTATCAACTGAGCGGGCCGGAGACCGGCCTCGACTTCTTTCGCCGGTTGCGTACCGAAGGCGTACGGATTCCCGCCATCCTCGTGACCGGCTTTACGGACGAATCGCGTGTGATTGAAGCGCTGCGCGCGGGTGTGTCCGACGTGGTGCCGAAATCCGGCGATTACCTCGATTACCTTCCCGAAGCCGTCGAACGTGTGCTCTCGCAAGTGCGTCTGCAGCGCGCGTCGGACGAAGCCTTGCTGCTGCGCGATCGCGAACAGCACTATCGGAACTTGTCGGAGGCATTGCCGCACCTCGTCATGACCTGCAACGCCGCGGGTGACTGCGATTTTCTGTCGAAGCAGTGGTACGACTACACCGGCCTCGCCGATGGCAGCTCGTATGGCCTCGCCTGGCTCGACGCCGTGCATCCCGACGACCGCGAAGTAATTCGCCGCAGCTGGCTCAAGGCGGTATCGGCCAATGCCGGCGACTATCGGCACGAGCTGCGGATTCGCCGCCATGACGGCGAATACCGCTGGTTCGACGTCCGGGTGGTGGCGATGCGCGACGCCGAAGGCAATGTCAGCAAATGGTTCGGCAGTTGCACGGACATTCATTCGCAGCGCGAGGCGATCGAGGAGCGCGAACGCCTGCTTGCGTCGGAGCAGGCCGCGCGCCAGATTGCCGAAGAAGCCAATCGCGCGAAAGACCGTTTTCTGGCCATGCTGTCGCACGAATTGCGCACGCCGCTCACGCCGGTGCTCGCCGGCGCCAGCGTGCTGGAGATGATTCCGGATCTGCCCGAGCAGGCGCGCGCGAGCGTGCGCATGATTCGCCGCAACGTGGAACTCGAAGCGCGGCTGATCGACGACCTGCTCGACCTGACGCGCGTGGCGAACGGCAAGCTGCGCCTGACGCTGGAAACCGTCGACGTGCACGACGTGATGGACAGCGTGCTCGAACTGTTTCGCAGCGAGATTCAGGTCAAGCAGCAGGACGTGCATGTTCATAAGGGCGCGCGGCATCATTACGTGCTGGGCGATCGGGCCCGGCTCCAGCAGATGCTGTGGAACCTGATTCGCAATGCCGCCAAGTTCACACCGGACGGCGGCCATATTTTTGTGCGCACCCGCGACGAACGCATGCATGTGCAGATATCGGTCGAAGACACGGGGATCGGCATCGAGCCGGAGCAGATCGGCAAACTCTTCAATGCATTCGAGCAGGGCAACCAGAACATGACGCGGCAATTCGGAGGGCTTGGCCTCGGGCTCGCGATCACGAAGGCCTTGACTGACGTGCACGGCGGCACGGTGACCGCGCAAAGCCCCGGTGCGCACTGTGGTGCGACCTTCACGATCACCTTGCCGACCGCCATGCCGCCGGAGGCGAAGTCGCCAGTCGTGGAGCCGGACGAAGTGCATCCTGCCGGTCTGCTGAACATCCTGCTGATCGAAGATCACGTGGACACGGCCGAGGTCATGGCGCAGCTGATTCGCAGCCTCGGTCACGAGGTCACGACCGTGGGACGGGTGGACGACGCATTGGCCGCAACGCAATTGCAGCGCTTCGATCTGGTTGTCAGCGACGTAGGTTTGCCCGACGGCACCGGCCTCGACTTCATCAAGGCGTTCCGCGAGCACTCCGACGCGCCCGCCGTCGCGTTGACCGGCTTCGGCACCGACGAAGACGTGCGTCGTTGCCTCAGTGCCGGTTTCACTTCGCATCTGACCAAGCCTGTCAACTTCGGCCAACTCGAGACGATGATCGAAGGTGCGGTGAGCCGGAAGGAGCAGAAGGAGGCTTGA
- a CDS encoding response regulator: MNHGETVSIVLIEDDDGHATLVERNLRRAGISNGFVRFHDGQQALDYFFGPAPADAAASSAAGAEVKACPAREDLMNFVVLLDLKMPRVDGFEVLRRLKASPQTAAVPVIVLTTTDDPREIERCYELGCNVYITKPVEYDAFIEAVRRLGFFLQVVKLPSGHRLAAP; the protein is encoded by the coding sequence ATGAATCACGGGGAAACGGTCAGCATCGTGCTGATCGAAGATGACGACGGCCACGCCACGCTGGTGGAGCGCAATCTGCGCCGTGCCGGTATTTCGAACGGATTCGTGCGCTTTCACGACGGCCAGCAGGCGCTCGATTATTTTTTCGGCCCGGCGCCGGCGGATGCCGCCGCGAGTTCCGCTGCCGGCGCCGAGGTCAAAGCTTGCCCGGCGCGTGAAGATCTGATGAATTTCGTCGTGCTGCTCGATCTGAAAATGCCACGGGTGGACGGCTTCGAAGTCTTGCGACGATTGAAAGCGTCGCCGCAGACCGCCGCCGTGCCGGTGATCGTGTTGACCACGACCGACGATCCGCGTGAAATCGAGCGCTGCTATGAACTCGGCTGCAACGTCTACATTACCAAGCCGGTCGAATACGATGCGTTCATTGAAGCCGTGCGCCGCCTCGGGTTTTTCCTGCAGGTGGTCAAGCTGCCCTCGGGGCATCGCCTCGCGGCGCCGTGA
- a CDS encoding sensor histidine kinase translates to MKLFTKGLLLIAVPSAVELALLGVVFDTQEQTAQAAQWVTNSKQILYQSSAIVDPLLRQAARVRTAMVIGDASLIDRHTVWVDLGDRLSKLEVLVADAPQQVERVHKMQRTIEAYRAQTVEISQALHAGRTPNAFAALDTGALPQQIALFRAELAAFGDEASRLDADRSAALARRRARQQYALIGAVLGSMLIWAATAVVFARSIGRRLEVLTDNAERLGNGRTLAAPLSGSDEIAALDAVLHQTGVRLREAEVEQAMLKTRLEARAHELAIVNEELRQETQDNEMFIYSVSHDLRSPLVNLQGFSKELQVSCDELDSVVEAAGLPEAEHKRMAHILDGDVRESLHYLRAAVTQAAAIIDALLRISRAGRLEYQWQRVSVGRVVGRVVDALQGLIGQRSAVVTVRDLPPAWGDPSAIEQIFSNLIGNALNYLDPARNGRIEVGALEPEPVEETEPRAVRMRTYYVRDNGLGIPAAYMSKVFRAFQRLHGDVAHGDGIGLAVVRRMVERHGGRVWVESAEGAGSTFFVVLPEQPARL, encoded by the coding sequence AGGAGCAGACGGCGCAGGCCGCGCAGTGGGTCACCAACAGCAAGCAGATCCTGTATCAGTCGTCGGCCATTGTCGATCCGTTGCTGCGGCAGGCTGCGCGGGTTCGCACCGCCATGGTTATCGGCGACGCGTCGCTGATCGACCGCCATACCGTATGGGTCGATCTCGGCGACCGGCTGTCGAAGCTCGAGGTGCTGGTTGCCGATGCGCCGCAGCAGGTCGAGCGCGTGCACAAGATGCAGCGCACGATCGAAGCCTATCGTGCGCAGACTGTCGAGATCTCGCAGGCGCTGCACGCGGGGCGCACGCCGAATGCGTTTGCCGCGCTGGACACCGGCGCGCTGCCGCAGCAGATCGCGCTGTTTCGCGCGGAGCTCGCGGCGTTCGGCGACGAAGCGTCACGGCTCGACGCCGATCGCTCGGCGGCGCTCGCGCGGCGCCGAGCCCGTCAGCAATACGCGCTGATCGGCGCGGTGCTGGGCTCGATGCTGATCTGGGCGGCTACCGCGGTGGTGTTCGCGCGCAGCATCGGCCGCCGGCTCGAAGTGCTGACCGACAACGCCGAGCGCCTGGGCAACGGGCGCACGCTCGCGGCGCCGCTGTCGGGCAGCGACGAAATTGCCGCGCTCGACGCGGTGCTGCATCAAACCGGCGTGCGTCTGCGCGAGGCCGAAGTCGAGCAAGCCATGCTGAAAACGCGGCTCGAAGCGCGTGCGCACGAGCTGGCAATCGTCAACGAGGAACTGCGTCAGGAGACGCAAGACAATGAAATGTTCATCTACAGCGTGTCGCACGATCTGCGCTCGCCGTTGGTGAATCTGCAAGGTTTCTCGAAGGAGCTGCAAGTCTCTTGCGACGAACTGGACAGCGTTGTCGAGGCGGCCGGATTGCCGGAGGCCGAGCATAAACGCATGGCGCATATTCTCGATGGCGACGTGCGCGAGTCCTTGCACTATCTGCGCGCCGCGGTGACGCAGGCCGCCGCGATCATCGACGCGCTGCTGCGGATCTCGCGCGCCGGCCGGCTCGAATATCAGTGGCAGCGCGTGAGCGTGGGGCGCGTGGTCGGCCGGGTGGTGGACGCGCTGCAAGGATTGATCGGGCAGCGCTCGGCCGTCGTGACGGTGCGCGACTTGCCGCCCGCATGGGGCGACCCGAGCGCAATCGAGCAGATATTCAGCAACCTGATCGGCAATGCGCTGAATTATCTCGATCCGGCGCGCAACGGACGCATCGAAGTCGGCGCGCTGGAGCCCGAACCGGTCGAGGAGACGGAGCCGCGCGCTGTGCGCATGCGCACTTATTATGTGCGCGACAACGGCCTCGGCATCCCGGCGGCCTATATGTCGAAAGTGTTCAGGGCGTTTCAGCGCCTGCACGGCGACGTCGCCCATGGCGACGGCATCGGCCTCGCGGTGGTGCGGCGCATGGTGGAGCGGCATGGCGGCCGCGTATGGGTCGAGTCGGCGGAAGGCGCGGGTTCGACCTTCTTCGTCGTGTTGCCGGAACAGCCCGCGCGCCTTTGA